One stretch of Wolbachia endosymbiont of Armadillidium arcangelii DNA includes these proteins:
- a CDS encoding recombinase family protein yields the protein MLKEVRCAIYTRKSNEDGLEQKFNSLDAQRVACEKYIKSKEGWVILAKRHDDGGYSGKNLERPAIKELFEDVKKGEVDCVVVYTLDRLSRETKDSIEVTSFFRRHRVNFVAVTQIFDNNTPMGKFVQTVLSGAAQLEREMIVERVKNKIATSKEQGLWMGGTLPLGYDVKDKELIINEKEAKIVGHIFERYVELKSMAELARELNSQGYRTKADIFKKATVRRIITNPIYMGKIRHYEKQYEGKHEAIIEQEKWQKAQELIKNQPYRKAKYEEALLKGIIKCKSCDVNMTLTYSKKENKRYRYYICNNHLRGKNCESINRTIVAGEVEKEVMKKAEQLYEKWGEKAEEWKNLSFGKQKEVVKKLIKGVMVREDGIEVHSESEEKFIPTKKKGNKCTVVEPEGKTNNVLLKAVVRAHLWKRQLEEGKYRSVKELSAKISIGTRRIQQILRLNYLAPKIKEDIVNGRQPRDLRLADLREIPMLWSEQLEKFYGLVL from the coding sequence ATGCTAAAAGAAGTAAGGTGTGCGATATATACGAGAAAATCAAATGAGGATGGGCTAGAACAAAAGTTTAACAGTCTTGATGCACAGCGAGTAGCATGTGAGAAATATATAAAGAGCAAAGAAGGCTGGGTGATATTGGCAAAAAGGCACGATGATGGAGGATATTCAGGAAAAAATTTAGAAAGACCAGCGATAAAGGAGTTGTTTGAAGATGTAAAAAAAGGAGAAGTAGATTGTGTAGTAGTATATACACTAGATAGGTTATCAAGAGAAACAAAAGACAGCATAGAAGTAACGTCATTTTTTAGAAGGCATAGAGTAAATTTTGTAGCAGTAACGCAGATATTTGACAATAATACGCCAATGGGAAAGTTCGTACAAACGGTATTATCAGGAGCAGCACAACTAGAAAGAGAGATGATAGTAGAGAGAGTAAAAAATAAAATAGCAACATCAAAAGAGCAAGGATTGTGGATGGGAGGAACTTTACCGCTGGGATATGATGTGAAAGATAAAGAGTTAATAATAAATGAAAAAGAAGCGAAAATAGTAGGGCACATATTTGAAAGATATGTGGAGCTAAAATCAATGGCAGAATTGGCAAGGGAGCTAAATAGTCAAGGTTACAGAACGAAAGCAGATATCTTTAAAAAAGCGACGGTGAGAAGAATAATAACAAATCCAATATATATGGGAAAAATCAGACATTATGAGAAGCAATATGAAGGGAAGCATGAGGCAATAATAGAACAAGAAAAATGGCAAAAAGCGCAAGAATTAATAAAGAATCAGCCATATAGAAAAGCAAAATATGAGGAAGCGCTACTAAAGGGGATAATAAAGTGCAAGAGCTGTGATGTAAATATGACGCTGACATACTCAAAAAAAGAGAATAAAAGGTACCGATATTATATATGTAATAACCATTTAAGAGGAAAAAATTGTGAATCAATAAATCGAACAATAGTAGCAGGAGAAGTAGAAAAAGAAGTAATGAAGAAAGCAGAGCAGCTATATGAAAAATGGGGAGAAAAAGCAGAAGAATGGAAAAATTTAAGTTTTGGAAAGCAAAAAGAAGTAGTGAAAAAGTTAATAAAGGGAGTAATGGTAAGAGAAGATGGAATAGAGGTGCATTCTGAATCAGAGGAAAAATTTATACCAACAAAGAAGAAGGGAAATAAATGCACAGTAGTAGAGCCAGAAGGTAAAACAAATAATGTACTACTTAAAGCAGTGGTAAGAGCTCATTTGTGGAAACGGCAACTAGAAGAAGGAAAATATAGAAGTGTGAAGGAGCTAAGTGCCAAAATTAGTATAGGTACAAGACGTATACAGCAAATCTTGAGGTTGAACTATTTAGCACCAAAAATTAAAGAGGACATAGTAAATGGGAGGCAACCAAGAGATTTGAGGCTAGCTGACTTGAGGGAAATACCGATGTTGTGGAGCGAGCAATTAGAGAAGTTTTATGGATTAGTGTTGTAA